In Pseudofrankia saprophytica, one genomic interval encodes:
- a CDS encoding AMP-binding protein: MSIEPENEPENESGSGSELSRSAGPGTGSEPEPEPINFADMLELMADAVPDRLALVAPPVRLTFGELDARMDRAARLLRGAGVRAGEHVGIYAVNRAEWVESMFACMKLRASSININFRYVPAELRYLAVNADLVAMVVERRYLPTVAEILADAPDLRVLVVLEDGTDPADDGGLGTLAGPGGALADRGIRLVGYEDEPADDGPVRTARSGDDVFVLYTGGTTGMPKGVLWRHEDLFHAAIGRPLPDGSTPRALADILAHTANPPLNYLIMAPLMHGAAELSLLISVGTAGTAVIWCGRHFDADGVLRLAAEERATSMTVVGDAMARPIADALLAAPGRYDLSGLLAFSNTGAPMSGQVRDDLAAALPNVFLLDSYGASEFGHNGSANGGKRVFQLTGDTAVLDENLDPVPPGSPEPGRIARRGAIPLGYYKDSEKTDATFLRDTRGVRWVVPGDLALAREDGTVQLLGRGSTVVNTGGEKVFPDEVEDALKTHDAVFDVAVVGVPDERYGERVVALVALRAPATAPPSAAELIAHTRQHLAGYKAPKEIYILDTIVRNPAGKPDTVWGRETARRLSDEAAAARAATATAAEPVAAAQTPEDVNT, translated from the coding sequence GTGAGCATCGAGCCGGAGAACGAGCCGGAGAACGAGTCGGGAAGCGGGTCGGAGCTCAGCCGGAGCGCCGGGCCGGGGACCGGGTCGGAGCCCGAGCCCGAGCCGATCAACTTCGCGGACATGCTCGAGCTGATGGCCGACGCGGTGCCCGACCGGCTCGCGCTGGTGGCCCCGCCGGTCCGGCTGACGTTCGGCGAGCTCGACGCCCGCATGGACCGGGCGGCCCGGCTGCTACGCGGGGCCGGCGTGCGCGCCGGCGAGCACGTCGGGATCTACGCGGTCAACCGGGCCGAGTGGGTCGAGTCGATGTTCGCCTGCATGAAGCTGCGGGCGTCGTCGATCAACATCAACTTTCGCTACGTACCCGCCGAGCTGCGCTATCTCGCCGTCAACGCGGACCTGGTGGCGATGGTCGTCGAGCGCCGCTACCTGCCGACCGTCGCCGAGATCCTGGCCGACGCGCCGGACCTGCGGGTGCTGGTCGTCCTCGAGGACGGCACCGACCCGGCCGACGACGGCGGGCTCGGCACGCTCGCCGGCCCCGGCGGCGCGCTCGCCGACCGCGGGATCCGGCTGGTCGGATACGAGGACGAGCCGGCCGACGACGGCCCGGTGCGCACCGCCCGCAGCGGGGATGACGTGTTCGTCCTCTACACCGGTGGCACCACCGGTATGCCCAAGGGCGTCCTGTGGCGGCACGAGGACCTGTTCCACGCCGCGATCGGCCGCCCGCTGCCGGACGGGTCCACGCCGCGGGCGCTTGCCGACATCCTCGCCCACACCGCGAACCCGCCGTTGAACTATCTGATCATGGCGCCGCTCATGCACGGCGCCGCCGAGCTCAGCCTGCTGATCAGCGTCGGCACCGCTGGGACGGCCGTGATCTGGTGCGGCCGCCACTTCGACGCCGACGGCGTGCTGCGCCTGGCCGCCGAGGAACGGGCGACGTCGATGACGGTCGTCGGCGACGCGATGGCCCGGCCTATCGCCGACGCGCTGTTGGCGGCCCCGGGCCGCTATGACCTGTCCGGGCTGCTGGCGTTCTCGAACACGGGCGCGCCGATGTCCGGCCAGGTCCGCGACGACCTCGCCGCCGCGCTGCCGAACGTGTTCCTGCTCGACTCCTACGGCGCGTCCGAGTTCGGCCACAACGGCAGCGCGAACGGCGGGAAGCGGGTGTTCCAGCTGACCGGGGACACAGCGGTGCTGGACGAGAACCTCGACCCGGTCCCGCCGGGCTCGCCGGAACCGGGGCGGATCGCGCGGCGCGGCGCCATCCCGCTCGGCTACTACAAGGACAGCGAGAAGACCGACGCGACGTTCCTGCGCGACACCCGCGGCGTCCGCTGGGTCGTGCCCGGCGACCTCGCCCTGGCTCGTGAGGACGGCACCGTCCAGCTGCTCGGCCGCGGCAGCACGGTGGTGAACACCGGCGGCGAGAAGGTCTTCCCCGACGAGGTCGAGGACGCGCTCAAGACACACGACGCGGTCTTCGACGTCGCGGTCGTCGGCGTGCCGGACGAGCGGTACGGCGAGCGGGTCGTGGCGCTGGTCGCGCTGCGCGCGCCGGCGACGGCGCCGCCGAGCGCCGCGGAGCTCATCGCTCACACCCGTCAGCACCTCGCTGGGTACAAGGCGCCCAAGGAGATATATATATTGGATACAATCGTCCGCAACCCTGCCGGCAAGCCGGACACGGTCTGGGGCCGGGAGACCGCGCGGCGCCTGTCCGACGAGGCCGCCGCGGCCCGCGCCGCGACCGCGACCGCGGCTGAGCCGGTAGCGGCGGCGCAGACTCCGGAGGATGTGAACACGTGA
- a CDS encoding ABC transporter substrate-binding protein, with protein sequence MARRHVLPVLLGTTAAGRAKKDHFRTPFGPPADRRRARLVPVLAAASVLLVVVAGCTRSTDETETGGGGSGAPATSAPAAAAAGDFGTEKGICGPGTASKATGRGVTASSITLGTFGDPGSTITPGLGQEFFDVGEAFVAWCNKAGGINGRELVLNKHDGKLTDVAARMIDACQTDFMIVGGGNAVDAPGVQPREECKLGSVPAYGVSPEALNAKLQVRAQPNTAARYPIGGFQSMARLYPDAMKSLGVGGSTLGTLRPQGLRLQEALTQTGYTVADYQELPPLVTNFRPFVEQLKNKGVQGYQPIGLQDPSPLVTAMNDVGLSLKFMIFENQLYDPLTIQAAKATKFPTTYVVIDHIPWELASQSPVTKEAVDLVHATVPNAKLTDFTALSLNAWVLWAKSATACGDDLTVDCVLGKAGAESAWTAGGLYPERNLVAGQQKTTNCYLLMKVTPDGFVYDKDATGPNKGFFNCDDKNVATLANTFTDVSG encoded by the coding sequence ATGGCCCGCAGACACGTCCTCCCGGTGTTGCTCGGGACAACGGCCGCCGGGCGTGCGAAGAAAGATCATTTTCGCACGCCCTTTGGCCCGCCAGCCGACCGCCGGCGCGCACGGCTCGTCCCGGTTCTCGCCGCGGCCAGCGTGCTGCTGGTCGTCGTCGCCGGCTGCACCCGCTCGACGGACGAGACCGAGACGGGCGGGGGCGGCTCAGGCGCCCCGGCCACGTCGGCGCCGGCCGCCGCGGCTGCCGGCGACTTCGGCACCGAGAAGGGCATCTGCGGCCCTGGCACCGCCTCGAAGGCGACCGGCCGCGGCGTCACCGCCAGCTCGATCACGCTCGGTACCTTCGGGGACCCCGGCAGCACCATCACGCCGGGCCTCGGCCAGGAGTTCTTCGACGTCGGCGAGGCGTTCGTCGCCTGGTGCAACAAGGCCGGAGGCATCAACGGCCGCGAGCTGGTCCTCAACAAGCACGACGGCAAGCTGACCGACGTCGCCGCCCGCATGATCGACGCCTGCCAGACCGACTTCATGATCGTCGGTGGCGGCAACGCCGTCGACGCCCCCGGCGTCCAGCCGCGCGAGGAGTGCAAGCTCGGCTCGGTCCCGGCCTACGGCGTCTCCCCGGAGGCGCTGAACGCGAAGCTGCAGGTGCGCGCCCAGCCGAACACGGCCGCGCGGTACCCGATCGGCGGCTTCCAGTCGATGGCCCGGCTGTACCCGGACGCGATGAAGTCGCTCGGCGTCGGCGGCAGCACGCTCGGGACGCTGCGCCCGCAGGGCCTGCGGCTGCAGGAGGCGCTCACCCAGACCGGCTACACGGTGGCCGACTACCAGGAGCTGCCGCCGCTGGTCACGAACTTCCGCCCGTTCGTCGAGCAGCTCAAGAACAAGGGCGTGCAGGGCTACCAGCCGATCGGCCTGCAGGACCCGTCGCCGCTGGTCACCGCGATGAACGACGTCGGCCTGTCGCTCAAGTTCATGATCTTCGAGAACCAGCTGTACGACCCGCTGACGATCCAGGCCGCCAAGGCGACCAAGTTCCCGACGACGTACGTCGTGATCGACCACATCCCCTGGGAGCTGGCCTCGCAGAGCCCGGTGACCAAGGAGGCCGTCGACCTCGTGCACGCGACCGTCCCGAACGCGAAGCTCACCGACTTCACCGCGCTGTCCCTCAACGCCTGGGTGCTGTGGGCCAAGTCGGCGACCGCCTGCGGCGACGACCTCACCGTGGACTGCGTGCTCGGCAAGGCCGGCGCCGAGAGTGCCTGGACCGCCGGCGGCCTCTACCCGGAGCGCAACCTCGTCGCCGGCCAGCAGAAGACCACGAACTGCTACCTGCTGATGAAGGTCACGCCGGACGGCTTCGTCTACGACAAGGACGCCACCGGCCCGAACAAGGGCTTCTTCAACTGCGACGACAAGAACGTCGCGACACTCGCCAACACCTTCACCGACGTCTCCGGCTGA
- a CDS encoding N-acyl-D-amino-acid deacylase family protein, translating into MLEMVVRGGLLVDGTGAPARAADVGIRDGRIVEVGAPGTIGTTEAPAGGTTVDATGLVVCPGFIDVHTHYDAQLWWDPYATPSSQHGVTTVLGGNCGFTLAPLRPRGAGPAGPRGVDGQGGPDGSGGQDEADYLRRMMARVEGMPLEALESGVAWGWESFAEYLDGLDGRTAVNAGFLVGHCALRRYVMGPAAVGSAADEEAVAAMTAILHAALEAGALGLSTTLSGSHSDGDGQPVASRWADRAELTALASAVGGHEGTFLEGIVPGCLNMFSDDEIELLAGLSAAAGRPLNWNVLTIDAAAPERVPRQLAASTRARELGGRVIALTMPTLVPMNMSLRTFCALHLIPGWGDVLSLPIPERIAALRGADVRERLLTAANAPEAGVLRRLANFGRYVIGDTYSPANEGLSGRVVDDIAAERGQDPFATLVEIAAADELRTVLWPMPTDNNPESWALRAETWEHEDVLLGGSDAGAHLDRMAGAPYPTRFLADCLRGRGLVSLERAVAMMTGEPAAAFGLRGRGVVAEGNAADLVIFDPTTVDSEPARLVHDLPAGSARLTAGSVGVNAVFVNGVQIVAGGQPTGATPGTLLRSGRDTVTVPTR; encoded by the coding sequence GTGCTCGAGATGGTCGTGCGGGGTGGGTTGCTCGTCGACGGCACCGGGGCGCCGGCACGCGCCGCCGACGTGGGCATACGAGACGGGCGGATCGTCGAGGTCGGCGCGCCCGGCACCATCGGGACCACCGAGGCGCCGGCCGGCGGCACGACCGTCGACGCCACCGGTCTGGTCGTCTGCCCCGGGTTCATCGACGTGCACACGCACTACGACGCCCAGCTGTGGTGGGACCCGTACGCGACACCATCGAGCCAGCACGGGGTGACGACGGTCCTCGGCGGCAACTGCGGCTTCACCCTGGCTCCCCTGCGCCCGCGCGGTGCTGGGCCAGCCGGGCCCAGGGGGGTGGACGGGCAGGGCGGGCCGGACGGGTCCGGCGGGCAGGACGAGGCCGACTACCTGCGCCGGATGATGGCGAGGGTCGAGGGCATGCCGCTGGAGGCGCTCGAGTCGGGTGTCGCATGGGGCTGGGAGTCCTTCGCCGAGTACCTGGACGGGCTGGACGGCCGGACCGCCGTCAACGCGGGCTTCCTGGTCGGGCACTGCGCGCTGCGCCGCTACGTGATGGGCCCGGCGGCGGTCGGCTCGGCGGCGGACGAGGAGGCGGTCGCCGCGATGACAGCCATCCTGCACGCCGCGCTCGAGGCGGGGGCGCTGGGCCTGTCCACCACCCTGTCCGGGTCCCACAGCGACGGGGACGGTCAGCCGGTCGCCTCCCGCTGGGCGGACCGCGCCGAGCTCACGGCGCTCGCCAGCGCGGTGGGCGGCCACGAGGGGACGTTCTTAGAGGGCATCGTCCCCGGCTGCCTGAACATGTTCAGCGACGACGAGATCGAGCTGCTCGCCGGGCTGTCGGCGGCGGCCGGGCGGCCGCTGAACTGGAACGTGCTGACCATCGACGCCGCCGCGCCCGAGCGGGTGCCGCGCCAGCTCGCCGCCTCGACCCGGGCTCGTGAGCTGGGCGGCCGGGTGATCGCGCTGACCATGCCGACGCTGGTCCCGATGAACATGAGCCTGCGGACGTTCTGCGCCCTGCACCTCATCCCCGGCTGGGGCGATGTGCTGAGCCTGCCCATCCCCGAGCGGATCGCGGCCCTGCGCGGCGCGGACGTCCGGGAGCGGTTGCTCACCGCCGCGAACGCCCCGGAGGCCGGCGTCCTGCGGCGCCTGGCGAACTTCGGCCGCTACGTCATCGGTGACACCTACTCCCCCGCGAACGAGGGCCTGTCCGGCCGGGTCGTCGACGACATCGCCGCCGAGCGCGGCCAGGACCCGTTCGCCACCCTGGTCGAGATCGCCGCCGCCGACGAGCTGCGCACCGTGCTCTGGCCGATGCCGACCGACAACAACCCCGAGTCCTGGGCGCTGCGCGCGGAGACCTGGGAGCACGAGGACGTGCTGCTCGGCGGCTCCGACGCGGGCGCCCACCTGGACCGGATGGCCGGCGCCCCCTACCCCACCCGTTTCCTCGCCGACTGCCTGCGCGGGCGCGGCCTGGTCAGCCTGGAACGGGCGGTGGCGATGATGACCGGCGAGCCCGCCGCGGCGTTCGGCCTGCGCGGCCGCGGCGTCGTCGCCGAGGGCAACGCCGCCGACCTCGTGATCTTCGACCCGACGACGGTCGACTCCGAGCCCGCGCGGCTCGTGCACGACCTGCCGGCCGGCTCCGCGAGGCTCACCGCGGGCTCCGTCGGCGTCAACGCGGTCTTCGTGAACGGCGTCCAGATCGTCGCCGGCGGCCAGCCGACCGGCGCCACCCCCGGAACCCTGCTGCGCTCCGGCCGCGACACCGTCACCGTGCCCACCCGCTGA
- a CDS encoding transglycosylase family protein → MARRGISNRVRALVLGPALAAAVGTGIAVTAPAHAASHPASAQRFLSAVIPCESGGNPRAVNSIGAGGLFQFLPSTWHGLGGSGLPQNASTSEQWAKAMKLYNQQGTNPWYASKACWGKRI, encoded by the coding sequence TTGGCTCGTCGTGGCATCTCCAACCGCGTCCGCGCGCTCGTCCTCGGCCCGGCCCTGGCCGCCGCCGTCGGCACCGGCATCGCCGTCACAGCGCCCGCCCACGCGGCCAGCCACCCTGCCTCGGCCCAGCGGTTCCTGTCCGCCGTGATCCCGTGCGAATCCGGCGGCAACCCCCGCGCGGTCAACTCCATCGGCGCCGGAGGCCTCTTCCAGTTCCTGCCCTCCACCTGGCACGGACTCGGCGGCTCAGGCCTCCCCCAGAACGCCTCCACCAGCGAACAGTGGGCCAAGGCCATGAAGCTCTACAACCAGCAGGGCACCAACCCCTGGTACGCCTCCAAGGCCTGCTGGGGCAAGCGAATCTGA
- a CDS encoding patatin-like phospholipase family protein, translating into MKGGITSGIVYPRAVAELHNRYDFHSIGGASAGAIGAALTAAAQYGEYQQRRDPGRPGGFGALTAASEQIAGPGVLEGLFQPSRGTSWLFCLVFGLQSVGGSWLGRVRVALVWAARYFWLPMLVAAGIAFGGLLGVLYGFGGRLGDQRWYGWPLLVPGVVVTALLGLVGAILARVLWTARGLPAAFYGACSGMPAAEDGPEALTQWLHRQIQTCAGHDVGDAPLTFADLGHPRRANEKIVLEMMTTDVSAARPLNLPFVGEAFLYSPTEFARLFPLEVLRHLERVSAPVTTVPVPGAPTDLRTFPARDLPVIVATRMSLSFPVLICAVPLWVQGSGGAGPIRHWFSDGGIASNFPVHFFDAWLPSRPTFGIDLVPSPRGEKGRRERVRRPRRAAPTADVPAGFSAPPASSTPPTPSASSVPSAASGALSAEAPTAAAAPVTLAPAVVVANAGQRVRTVAQIRSLVGFLLQILDTSLNWRDTLQAELPGFRDRIRSIQLPDGTGGIHITMSPDQIAHLAASGGAVGEDFLSTFSWEDHLFARFTLLMRQLQKNLVGTTESTAMSKAFTPEFQEMLATLGERFGDGDAGLYNNAWGVSARDRTLALLGFAQGWAAAPSLSFIQGDDPTPPPVMRMTPKV; encoded by the coding sequence ATGAAAGGTGGGATCACCAGCGGGATCGTGTATCCCCGGGCGGTCGCCGAGCTGCACAACAGGTACGACTTCCACAGCATTGGCGGCGCGTCGGCGGGCGCCATCGGGGCGGCACTGACCGCCGCCGCGCAGTACGGCGAATACCAGCAGCGCCGCGATCCGGGCCGGCCCGGCGGGTTCGGTGCGTTGACGGCGGCGAGCGAGCAGATCGCCGGGCCGGGCGTGCTGGAGGGTCTTTTCCAACCGAGTCGGGGGACCAGCTGGTTGTTCTGCCTGGTGTTCGGCCTACAGAGCGTCGGCGGGTCGTGGCTAGGCCGCGTCCGGGTCGCGCTGGTGTGGGCGGCGCGTTACTTCTGGCTGCCGATGCTGGTGGCGGCCGGGATCGCATTCGGCGGCCTTCTCGGTGTCCTGTATGGGTTCGGCGGCAGGCTGGGCGATCAGCGCTGGTATGGCTGGCCGCTGCTCGTACCGGGCGTCGTCGTCACCGCGCTGCTCGGCCTGGTCGGAGCGATCCTGGCCAGGGTGCTGTGGACCGCGCGCGGCCTACCCGCGGCCTTCTACGGTGCCTGTTCCGGCATGCCGGCCGCGGAGGACGGCCCGGAGGCGCTGACGCAATGGCTGCACCGGCAGATCCAGACGTGTGCCGGCCACGACGTCGGCGACGCCCCGCTGACCTTCGCCGACCTTGGCCATCCGCGCCGGGCGAACGAGAAGATCGTCCTTGAGATGATGACCACGGACGTCAGCGCGGCTCGTCCGCTGAACCTGCCGTTTGTCGGCGAGGCGTTCCTCTACTCGCCGACCGAGTTCGCCCGCCTGTTCCCGCTCGAGGTGCTCAGGCATCTGGAGCGGGTCAGCGCCCCGGTGACGACGGTTCCGGTGCCGGGCGCGCCCACCGACCTGCGCACCTTCCCGGCCCGGGACCTGCCGGTCATCGTCGCCACCCGGATGAGTCTGAGCTTCCCCGTGTTGATCTGCGCTGTTCCGCTGTGGGTACAGGGGTCCGGCGGCGCCGGGCCCATCCGGCACTGGTTCTCCGACGGCGGGATCGCCAGCAACTTCCCGGTGCACTTCTTCGACGCCTGGCTGCCCAGCCGCCCGACCTTCGGGATCGACCTGGTCCCGTCGCCGCGCGGCGAGAAGGGCAGGCGTGAGCGGGTCCGCCGGCCGCGCCGCGCCGCGCCGACGGCGGACGTGCCCGCGGGGTTCTCAGCGCCGCCCGCATCGTCAACGCCGCCGACCCCGTCCGCGTCCTCCGTGCCCTCCGCCGCGTCTGGGGCGCTCTCCGCCGAGGCTCCCACGGCCGCCGCCGCGCCCGTGACGCTCGCCCCGGCGGTGGTCGTCGCGAACGCCGGCCAGCGGGTGCGGACGGTCGCGCAGATCCGGAGTCTCGTCGGGTTCCTGCTGCAGATTCTCGACACGTCGCTGAACTGGCGGGACACGCTGCAAGCCGAGCTGCCCGGCTTCCGGGACCGGATCCGCTCCATCCAGCTGCCCGACGGCACGGGCGGTATTCACATCACCATGTCGCCGGACCAGATCGCGCACCTGGCCGCGAGTGGCGGGGCCGTGGGTGAGGATTTCCTGAGCACCTTCAGCTGGGAGGACCACCTTTTCGCCCGTTTCACCCTGCTCATGCGCCAACTGCAGAAGAACCTGGTGGGGACCACCGAATCGACAGCGATGTCGAAGGCTTTCACGCCCGAGTTCCAGGAGATGCTCGCGACCTTGGGTGAGCGGTTCGGGGACGGCGATGCGGGCCTCTACAACAATGCCTGGGGAGTCTCGGCGCGTGACCGCACGCTCGCTCTGCTCGGATTCGCCCAGGGCTGGGCCGCCGCTCCGTCGCTGAGTTTCATCCAGGGCGATGACCCGACCCCGCCTCCGGTCATGCGCATGACGCCGAAGGTCTGA
- a CDS encoding Zn-dependent alcohol dehydrogenase — protein MRGVVWDGQKAELVDDLAVRGPGPGEVLVNIAAAGLCHSDLSVVNGTIPFPVPVVLGHEGAGVVEAVGDSVGNVRPGDHVVLSTLGNCGACEHCDAGRPTMCRSTFGLRPQPFTWRGEPAYNFANISCFAEQVVVKANQCVPIPADVPLTSAALVGCGVVTGVGAVLRRAKVEPGSTVAVLGVGGIGLNVIQGARIAGAARIVAVDVNPAKEQAARLFGATDFVNPAGQDTAVAAKAAVEDAAPLGYDYVFECVGHPALIQAAIGSLGWGGTAVLLGVAPADTQSTFSPFDLYLDKSIMGCRYGSSRPQADIRQYVDLYRGGRLLLDELVTRTYPVADFHRAIEDLEHGDLARGVLTLAS, from the coding sequence ATGAGGGGTGTTGTGTGGGACGGCCAGAAGGCCGAGCTGGTCGACGATCTGGCGGTACGCGGCCCGGGGCCCGGCGAGGTGCTGGTGAACATCGCCGCGGCGGGCTTATGCCACAGCGATCTGTCGGTGGTCAACGGAACGATTCCCTTTCCGGTGCCGGTCGTGCTCGGGCACGAGGGCGCCGGGGTCGTCGAGGCGGTCGGCGACTCGGTCGGCAACGTGCGACCCGGTGACCACGTGGTGCTCTCGACGCTCGGCAACTGCGGGGCCTGCGAGCACTGCGACGCCGGCCGGCCGACGATGTGCCGGTCGACCTTCGGCCTGCGGCCCCAGCCGTTCACCTGGCGCGGCGAACCGGCCTACAACTTCGCCAACATCTCCTGCTTCGCCGAGCAGGTGGTGGTGAAGGCCAACCAGTGCGTGCCGATCCCGGCCGATGTGCCGCTGACGTCGGCGGCGCTGGTCGGATGCGGGGTGGTCACCGGCGTCGGCGCCGTGCTGCGGCGGGCGAAGGTGGAACCGGGGTCGACGGTCGCCGTGCTCGGGGTCGGCGGCATCGGGCTCAACGTGATCCAGGGCGCGCGGATCGCCGGCGCGGCGCGCATCGTCGCGGTGGACGTGAACCCGGCGAAGGAGCAGGCCGCGCGGCTGTTCGGCGCGACCGACTTCGTCAACCCCGCGGGCCAGGACACGGCGGTCGCGGCGAAGGCCGCCGTCGAGGATGCGGCGCCGCTCGGCTACGACTACGTCTTCGAGTGCGTCGGCCACCCGGCGCTGATCCAGGCGGCGATCGGCTCGCTCGGCTGGGGCGGCACGGCCGTCCTGCTCGGGGTGGCGCCGGCGGACACGCAGTCGACGTTCTCGCCGTTCGACCTCTACCTCGACAAGTCGATCATGGGCTGCCGGTACGGCTCGTCGCGGCCACAGGCCGACATCCGCCAGTACGTCGACCTGTACCGGGGCGGCCGGCTGCTGCTGGACGAGCTGGTCACCCGCACCTACCCCGTCGCCGACTTCCACCGCGCGATCGAGGATCTGGAGCACGGCGATCTGGCCCGCGGCGTCCTCACGCTCGCCTCATAG